The window ggagctgtcagctcccccccttccctggggtgaggacgttccccccccccttttgtctCCAGCAGAGTTTGAGCGACAGCCCCAAATGGGTCTCAttgtctccccccacccatcTGTCTGGAGGTcagaggtcacccagcagaccctaccccaccccccatgtgGGCTGTCTGCAGCACATCCCCCTCCCACCATGATACCCCCCTCGGGGTGCAAAGTTCAACTGAATGTAAACATGAGGGGTGCACTTAGGGGCtagctgaccccccccccccaactatcTACCACTGATGGGGTTTGAGCCTTGATttttgggagggggctgagggggtgATGTGCAACAGTGGCTTCTGGGTGGGGGGCACTGTTGGGGGGGTAGTTCAACCCCCCCAAATGGGGAGGCTTGGAAGGCCCCTGTTGCTGGAGTATCAATCCCTCACTAACGTCCTGCCCCTCTCGGTTTCCTTTCCAGGATGCGCTGCCCGGGCTGATGTGGGAACTGGAGCAGCAAGTGGGGGGGCTGCGGCTGCACCCCGAAAAGGCCTGTGGGGAGGCAGCCGAGATGGACAGCTGGCCCAGCTCGGGTAGGAACCCCGGTGGTGTGATATGGGGGTGTGTGTCTCAGACTGGGGGAGAGATGCAGCTGATTCTCACCCCCGGTTATCCCTGCAGGGAAGTGGGACCCCAAAACTGCTTCTCACACCCCAGATTCCAAGCTGAGACCTGCCCAGGGAACGGGCCGGCTGGTGCCCTGTGGGCTGCTCCCATCCCCCCCAACAGTCTCTGTCAcctgcctcccccttccctgccccccagctgatGGTTGCCTCTTCCCCTACTCCCAGCTGACGGCTGCCCCCCTCCACgtccatctctgccccccagctcagggctgcctcttcctatcccccatccctgccccccccctcaaTTGGTGGCTGTCCTACAAATCTgtcccagctgccccccagctcACAGCTGCCATCTCTTGCAGGTTTCTACGAGGGTGCCTCTTCCGCCGTGGCCTCAGACTCGCCGGCCTCCTGCTTCGGGGACTCTTCCGGCTTCCCCTCCATCTCCGGCTCCTGCTCCCGCATCGGCCAGGCCGAGTCACGTGGCAGCTACGCCAGCGAGCGCCCCAAGTCCGTGGGTGAGCGGCTGCCCGGCTCCTGAGAGACCAGCGTGGGGCTGGGGGTCGCCTGGCTGATCTGGTGGGCAGAGGGAGGGATACCGGGCCGGACGGAGCCGTGGGTCCGGTCCTGGGGGATACCGGGCCGGACGGGGCCGGTGGTCGGGTCCTGGGGGATACCGGGCCGGACGGGCTGTCAAGGACCGTCTGGCCATGGCTGAAGAGAGTTGGGGGGTGGTGAAAGGGGCAGGCCTGTCTCTGGGGTTGCCTTCGTCCCTATGGGAGCGAAGGGGGCCTGAgcactgcccccctccagctgGAGCCGCCCTTTGTGGGTCTGTCTCTCAGTCCGTATCTCTCTGTCCCGCAGGCGAGATGGGCAGCAGTGGCAAAGACGGGGCCGGGCGGGGCATGGTTCCCCGCTCCTACTCGGCCCCCTACTCCAGCTGTCAGGACTACCCCTCTGAGCCGCCCCCGCGCCTCCCGCCCCGGGACAGCCTGgaccccttcctgtaccccagtCCCCTTCACGCTGTGGCCATGCAGAACCCACTGCTCCGCGGCCGCCTCTATGATGCCACCCCCTTCTCACCGGGCCTGGCCTATGcggcggagcaggctggggggctggaggagttcGGGGGGCAGGAGATGCCCTGTTATCCCGAGGCCGCTCACTGCCACAAGGTGGAGAGCTACATCTCGCGGCTGATCCGCCGACGCAGCCAGCTGGCGCGGGGTGGCAAGCCCCGGACTAGCCTCAACGCCGAGCCGCCCGCCAAGGCAGTGGCCCGCCAGAACAGCCTCTGCAAGAGGCCCTCAGAGCTGCTGGCCCCCCAGGCGGAGCGCAAGCACCCCCCAGCCATGGAGCGGGGCAGCAGCACCCCCTCGCCCTGCGGCTACGAGGGCGGGGCCGGCGTGGCTGCCCGGATCTGGTCGTCTTGGGACGCCGCGGCCGAGAGGACGCTGGCCGGCAAGGGGGCCCCCGAAGGCTATGCCCCGCCGCACTCCAGCCTCAAGAAGCCCCCCAAGCTGCAGGCACTGGCCCACCTCCGGCCTGCCCTGTCGGTGGATCACTACGAGGAGGGGCCGGGCGAGGACGGTGCCCATGCCAGGAACGGCCAGGAACCCGCTCCCTATGAGGAGAGGGGGGGCCGCCCCCCGCTGGCCTGCACCGAGGACGGGGCCTGCCAGATGGTGAAGGCCCAGTACATCCCGGCCCAGCAGCCGCCCCGCGCCCAGCAGGCCCACCGAGGCGCCAAAAAgaagccccctcccctcaccaagGGGCGCTCGGTGGAGCTGTCACCAGAGCGGGCCCCGGTGACGCCCAGGGAGAGACCTCGGGCAGCGGCGATGCCCAAGAAGTGCCGCTTCACCGAGGAAGGGGGGGAAGCACCAGGGGGGCGCCGGGCTAGCGCCAGGAAAGGCTCCCCCCGGGGCAAGAAGGCGGCGCGCTCTCAGTCGGAGAACAGCCTCCTGAACAAGCCGGGCGCCTCGGGCACCAAGTACCACACGGTGGAGCGGGACGAGGTGGTGCTCAAGCCGTCCCGGCAGCGCCGCCCCCACCCCGGCGCCGCCGGCTACCGGAAGTGGTGCTCGACGGCAGAGATCTGCCAGGAGGAGGCGGGCGCCGGGGAGCCGCGGCGGAGCCGGCGGGCGGGGCGGAGCGGGCCGGGCGCCCCCTCGCCCCCCTGCAATGTGCTGTACGGTTACGCCGGGAGCGACTCGGAGTGCTCGGGCGGGCGGGGCGGTGGGGCGCGGCGGGCGCCCGGGTGCcggctggaggaggggctggccTACGGCGACAGCGAGTCCAGCCTGAGCGAGGGCGGCTCGCCCGCCTTCAGCACCGGCTCCAGCGACACGGACGAGAGCAGCGGGCTGGTCTGGCCCCAGCAGCTTTCGCCGCAGCTGGTCGCCAGCGCGGGGCCCGGCCAGGCCGGTGGGCGGCCCAAGGTTTTCGTCAAGATCAAGGCCTCCCACGCCCTCAAGAAGAAAATTATGCGCTTCCGCTCGGGTTCCCTGAAAGTGATGACGACGGTGTGAGATCCTGGGCTTGGAGGGGGGGGGTCTAATCCCCCTCGTcaccccctgcagcctgggggtgccCCTGACCCACACCCTCTCCAGCCTCCTCCACCGCCCCCAACCAACTCTGCCCCATACTGCCCTGGCCTGGGGCAGCCTAACCCATTCCCGGTCTATGTCCCCTGCCTGGTGGTGGCCCCAACAAACCCTGCCCCATACTCCCCTCGCTTGGGGGGGCTCTACTCCCTCAGCTTGGGAGTATTCCCTGACCCATACCCCCTCCAGCTTGATCCACCGCACTCCATACACCCTGGCCTTTTGTGGGGGGCTTGACTCTCACCTCCCGCATCTACCTTCTCAGTCTGGGAGTGACCCTTTCCCAACCTGATCCAAGCCCTCCAGGGTAATCcagcccacccccatccccagcctgggAATGTCGCTTGACCTAAACCCCAGCCTGATCTACACCCTGACCTGCCTTAGCCTGGGGATTCCCCTTGACCCCCTGACCCACCCTGGATCCATGCACCCCCAGCCTGGCGGGCCCCCTCACCTCACACCCCCCACTCCTACTTACCTTGGGAGGGGCATGTCATCCCTCCGTCCCTCCCAGCTTTGGGACCCCTCTGATCTCCTTTCCCACTGGTCCAGTTCTCCTcccagggttgccaattttggttagaCCTATTCTTGGAGGTTTAATCACATgacatcatctttaattaaaaattcatctttaattcctggagagtccaggacaatcctggaggggtGGCAACCTTGTCTCTTCCCCCTTTGCCGTACTACCAGatcctcctccccaaacccttcccTGCCCGGACCTCTGATGCAAACCTCAGGCCAGAAGCTGGTAGGTTCAAGCCCCCAGGTTTAATTTTTAGCAGAGGTGCAagatgcccccctgccccccaccagtcTGCAAGGCCAGGGGGATGCCATGAcggggcagggggcactggctGCTGGGGGTCAGTGGGTTACATTGCGGCTGGGGAGCAGGTACTAAAATTAATTGGGGAGGGAATTGGGTGGGGGAGCTGCAGTCTGCCCTGGCTTCCCTTCACCATTGTGCGTGAGTGCTCGCTTCCTGGTGCATGACGCCTCCCAAGTGAGCTGCGTGCGAGACCCTCGCTTGGCACTGGGGAAACCCTGGTGCCGGGACGCTAGTGGTAAAATCCTGATGCCGAGCGGCCTCGGAGACACTAACGGTGAAAGTGGGGCACTAGTGCAACCATGGGCCCTGGGGGTGACGGCCCCCTGcatgggggggggcggtgagCTGCGTTTGGGGCGCTGGTGAGGCGGTTGTGATGCTGATGCGATCGTGTCTGAATGGATGAGCTCTTCGGGTCCGTTAATGGTGACGCTGTGGGCACTAGTGAGCGTGTGCCAACACCCTGGCGGCTGGCACCGGGCCGGTTCATTGCCTTGCAGATTTTGTGGACTGCTGAGATCTGGGCCCAACCAGGCTAACGGCAGCTTCTGGGTTAGGATGGGCCTGTGTCTTTCCTTGCACCCGTGGATCGTGCCCCAGGGCTTCGGCGTGCCGGATTAAGGGTGCAGAGATCTCGGTGGTGGCACTCCCATCCTCTCCCTTTGGGAGTCTATGCCTGGGGGCACGGACTCTGGCTACCTCCTGCCCCCCCGCACACATGCTCCCACCGCAGCAGCTCATCAGATACTCTAGGAGCCCCTGATGAGCGTGGTGGGGGCAGGACAGCATTGTGGTCCCAGGGGCATGAGATACAGGGGCCTTTTCCCTCCAGCTCCTCAGTTCCAGTCCAGCCCAGCTGGGTAACGTGGCCCCCTCTCCCCATCTGCAATCAATTTGTTGGGTCTCTGCTCACAGTGGGAGACACCATGAGCCTGGGCGgtgctcaccccctcccccaccccccgtgacGGGGTCCCTCCCGGGCAGGGCTGAGACTGGCTCAGGGTAgcatttggggtgcaggggtgagttCCCCCGGCCCGGGCTTGTGCCCACTCTGGGGCTAGACCGGGAAGGATCCCTCTCCAAGGGTCTCCATCCGGCCCCATCACAGCAGCAGTTAAAATCCCCCTCCCCGGTTATGTGGGTTTCATCTCTCTGCCAGGGCCGGTTACTAAGGAGATCCAGCCTGTTCCCGAGCGCTACCCTGAAATAGACACCCGTGCCCGCTACACAGATAATTAACTTGCCACCAGGAGCCCAGCTTGTGTTAGTCCCCTGCCGCAGACCCCTGCCCCCCGGCTGGGCCAGCACTTCCATGGCGCGACGTTCACTGTGTCGCATGCTGTTTAAATGAACGTATTTATTATTCTGATTTTGTATCGTAACTCCTCTGGAGTCCGCGCTGTACATAGGTACCTCCCTGGAGTCTGTGGCAAACCCCCCTGCCAGTCTTGTATTTCTATATATAATTTCCCCCTCCTGTCACcccatttttgtaaataaaaatctGTTATTTGTGGAAGTGCCGCTTTactggtggggtggggcggggcagggattgAAGCACCCACAAAGTTAAGGGGGCGGGTTGCTGAGCCATATTTGTTAGTATGGTAACACACAGAAAACCCCAATTGAGATCGgagccccgtcgggccgggcgctgcccagacacgcagtgaccgagatcaggaccccgtcgggctgggcgctgcccagacacgcagtgaccgagatcagggcccccgtcgggctgggcgctgcccagacacgcagtgaccgagatcagggcccccgtcgggccgggcgctgcccagacatgcagtgaccgagatcggggcccctcATTGCATACAGTGTATGTCCGTGAGTATGCAAACAAGTAGCTAGATACCCTGGTGTGGCTGGGGAAAGCAGGCCACAAACCTCAGGCTTGGGCGGCTTTAGCATCCCCACACCAATGCCCCTGGCATTTCATCCACCTCCCCATGCCTGGCGTGGGTCAATCCCTCCATGGCAGCATGCTGGCATCATCCCACCCCTGACACCAATAGAGAATTTGGAGGGAGATTCCAGGCTGCAGCCATGTCCATGGGCTGCTTTGAGCTCCAGGCAGTCCCTGTTAAAAACGCTTCGCCCAGAGCCCCTTATGAAAACCAGATGTGTGAAGCAGCCAGGAAAACGTTCCTGCCTTCCAAATTCTTTCCCTCAGCCCCACGAACGCCGGCGCttggccccctcccctccccccggcccttgCTCAGCTGAATTATTACGAGCTGTGGATAAcatgcacattctcctcctcgaGCCCTGCTTGGAAGCCAAAGTGTG is drawn from Eretmochelys imbricata isolate rEreImb1 chromosome 23, rEreImb1.hap1, whole genome shotgun sequence and contains these coding sequences:
- the DACT3 gene encoding dapper homolog 3: MIRAFSFPVSPERGRLRGWLEGSLAGLCELHLLRERQERRVRQALRLGTEPAEQAAAGETEPGSAAEPAPEEQLDALPGLMWELEQQVGGLRLHPEKACGEAAEMDSWPSSGFYEGASSAVASDSPASCFGDSSGFPSISGSCSRIGQAESRGSYASERPKSVGEMGSSGKDGAGRGMVPRSYSAPYSSCQDYPSEPPPRLPPRDSLDPFLYPSPLHAVAMQNPLLRGRLYDATPFSPGLAYAAEQAGGLEEFGGQEMPCYPEAAHCHKVESYISRLIRRRSQLARGGKPRTSLNAEPPAKAVARQNSLCKRPSELLAPQAERKHPPAMERGSSTPSPCGYEGGAGVAARIWSSWDAAAERTLAGKGAPEGYAPPHSSLKKPPKLQALAHLRPALSVDHYEEGPGEDGAHARNGQEPAPYEERGGRPPLACTEDGACQMVKAQYIPAQQPPRAQQAHRGAKKKPPPLTKGRSVELSPERAPVTPRERPRAAAMPKKCRFTEEGGEAPGGRRASARKGSPRGKKAARSQSENSLLNKPGASGTKYHTVERDEVVLKPSRQRRPHPGAAGYRKWCSTAEICQEEAGAGEPRRSRRAGRSGPGAPSPPCNVLYGYAGSDSECSGGRGGGARRAPGCRLEEGLAYGDSESSLSEGGSPAFSTGSSDTDESSGLVWPQQLSPQLVASAGPGQAGGRPKVFVKIKASHALKKKIMRFRSGSLKVMTTV